In one Lepisosteus oculatus isolate fLepOcu1 chromosome 26, fLepOcu1.hap2, whole genome shotgun sequence genomic region, the following are encoded:
- the LOC102682341 gene encoding claudin-4-like: MYSAGLEILGVTLSVAGWLGVMVACFLPMWRVTAFIGQNIVVAQVIWEGLWMNCVVQSTGQMQCKVYDSMLGLPDHLQAARALTIISMLACVVGIFLSVAGAKCTNCTPDKASKPKIILSAGITFIVAGLLHLIAVSWTANAIVLDFYDPLLEETQKREFGNSLYFGWGASSFLILGGALLCCSCPQKGRGSRSPTVAYSGAKSVSTTRHEKKDYV; encoded by the coding sequence ATGTATTCGGCTGGCCTAGAGATACTTGGCGTAACGCTGTCTGTGGCCGGATGGCTTGGCGTGATGGTGGCCTGTTTCCTGCCAATGTGGAGGGTCACGGCTTTCATAGGGCAAAACATCGTGGTCGCCCAGGTGATCTGGGAAGGGCTGTGGATGAACTGTGTGGTGCAGAGCACCGGGCAGATGCAGTGCAAGGTCTACGACTCCATGCTCGGTCTCCCGGACCACCTGCAGGCTGCGCGAGCCCTGACTATCATCTCCATGCTGGCTTGCGTCGTGGGCATTTTCCTCTCCGTCGCTGGGGCCAAGTGCACCAACTGCACGCCGGACAAGGCCAGCAAGCCCAAAATCATCCTTAGCGCGGGCATCACTTTCATTGTGGCGGGGCTCCTGCATCTAATCGCCGTCTCCTGGACCGCCAATGCCATCGTCCTGGACTTCTACGACCCCTTGCTGGAGGAGACCCAGAAGCGAGAGTTTGGGAATTCACTCTACTTTGGCTGGGGTGCTTCTTCTTTTCTCATCCTAGGGGGGGCTCTGCTCTGCTGCTCCTGTCCGCAGAAGGGACGTGGCTCTCGGTCGCCCACAGTGGCATACTCGGGAGCGAAGTCCGTCTCAACCACTAGGCACGAAAAGAAAGACTACGTGTGA